In one Coccinella septempunctata chromosome 6, icCocSept1.1, whole genome shotgun sequence genomic region, the following are encoded:
- the LOC123315103 gene encoding gamma-aminobutyric acid receptor subunit beta-like isoform X5: protein MEDFTLDFYFRQFWTDPRLAFRKQQSVETLSVGSEFIKNIWVPDTFFVNEKQSYFHVATTSNEFIRIHHSGSITRSIRLTITASCPMNLQYFPMDRQLCQIEIESFGYTMRDIRYKWNEGPNSVGVSNEVSLPQFKVLGHKQRASEISLTTGNYSRLACEIQFVRSMGYYLIQIYIPSSLIVIISWVSFWLNRTATPARVSLGVTTVLTMTTLMSSTNAALPKISYVKSIDVYLGTCFIMVFASLLEYATVGYLAKRIQMRMNRFMALQKIVEQKNTEQKKFVNGGPDGGQAPKQAEVRYKVHDHKAHSKGGTLESKVNCRRDECGYGTLRSGHSDRHDRAGEYGTIRGGHGGHMGGGGHIPPVGHMGPGGHMGPSGGHIVPGGHVGPGGHIGGERHGGGHQGGGAGSGGANPSQAAPPPPPPESEAAIPQHILKPGKEINKLYGTTPSDIDKYSRIVFPVCFVCFNLMYWIIYLHISDVVADDLVLLGSD, encoded by the exons GACTTCACGCTGGATTTTTACTTCCGACAATTCTGGACTGACCCGAGACTTGCCTTCAGAAAACAGCAATCGGTGGAAACATTATCCGTTGGATCGGAGTTCATCAAGAACATTTGGGTGCCAGACACATTCTTCGTAAACGAGAAGCAGTCGTATTTTCACGTAGCCACTACTTCGAATGAATTCATCAGGATTCATCACTCAGGGTCAATCACTAGAAGTATTCG gttgaCAATTACTGCTTCTTGTCCAATGAATCTTCAGTACTTTCCCATGGATCGTCAATTATGTCAAATAGAAATAGAAAGTT TTGGATACACAATGAGAGATATCCGTTATAAATGGAACGAGGGACCTAACTCCGTAGGTGTTTCTAATGAAGTGTCACTGCCCCAGTTCAAAGTTCTGGGTCACAAACAGAGAGCTTCAGAAATCAGCCTCACAACAG GAAATTACTCCCGTCTAGCTTGCGAGATTCAGTTCGTACGCTCGATGGGCTACTACCTCATCCAGATTTACATTCCGTCAAGTCTGATCGTCATCATCTCCTGGGTCAGCTTCTGGCTGAACCGTACCGCAACTCCAGCCAGAGTGTCCTTAGGAGTAACTACTGTACTTACCATGACCACCCTGATGTCATCTACTAATGCTGCCCTACCCAAAATATCGTACGTCAAGTCGATTGACGTTTATTTGGGAACCTGCTTCATCATGGTGTTCGCCAGCCTTCTTG AATATGCCACCGTGGGATACTTAGCCAAACGAATACAGATGAGGATGAACAGATTCATGGCTCTACAGAAAATTGTGGAGCAGAAGAATACGGAGcagaaaaaattcgtgaatggTGGGCCAGATGGAGGGCAAGCCCCGAAGCAAGCT GAGGTCCGTTACAAAGTCCATGATCACAAGGCCCACAGCAAAGGTGGGACATTGGAGAGTAAGGTAAACTGCAGACGTGACGAATGTGGATATGGTACCCTCAGAAGTGGACACAGTGATAGACATGACAGAGCCGGCGAATACGGAACCATACGTGGAGGTCACGGAGGTCATATGGGAGGTGGGGGACACATCCCACCAGTTGGTCATATGGGGCCTGGGGGACATATGGGACCTAGCGGGGGACACATAGTACCCGGAGGCCATGTCGGTCCTGGAGGTCATATAGGGGGTGAACGTCACGGGGGTGGTCATCAAGGGGGAGGAGCAGGAAGTGGAGGTGCGAACCCGAGCCAAGCCGCTCCCCCTCCTCCCCCACCAGAAAGCGAGGCTGCGATCCCCCAGCATATCCTGAAGCCTGGAAAGGAGATAAACAAACTATACGGAACTACGCCATCAGATATCGATAAATATTCGAGAATTGTGTTTCCAGTTTGTTTTGTCTGTTTCAATCTCATGTACTGGATCATCTACTTGCACATCTCCGACGTAGTGGCAGATGACCTAGTATTGTTAGGATCGGAttag
- the LOC123315103 gene encoding gamma-aminobutyric acid receptor subunit beta-like isoform X4, whose amino-acid sequence MDRAGPPVEVGVTMYVLSISSVSEVMMDFTLDFYFRQFWTDPRLAFRKQQSVETLSVGSEFIKNIWVPDTFFVNEKQSYFHVATTSNEFIRIHHSGSITRSIRLTITASCPMNLQYFPMDRQLCQIEIESFGYTMRDIRYKWNEGPNSVGVSNEVSLPQFKVLGHKQRASEISLTTGNYSRLACEIQFVRSMGYYLIQIYIPSSLIVIISWVSFWLNRTATPARVSLGVTTVLTMTTLMSSTNAALPKISYVKSIDVYLGTCFIMVFASLLEYATVGYLAKRIQMRMNRFMALQKIVEQKNTEQKKFVNGGPDGGQAPKQAEVRYKVHDHKAHSKGGTLESKVNCRRDECGYGTLRSGHSDRHDRAGEYGTIRGGHGGHMGGGGHIPPVGHMGPGGHMGPSGGHIVPGGHVGPGGHIGGERHGGGHQGGGAGSGGANPSQAAPPPPPPESEAAIPQHILKPGKEINKLYGTTPSDIDKYSRIVFPVCFVCFNLMYWIIYLHISDVVADDLVLLGSD is encoded by the exons GACTTCACGCTGGATTTTTACTTCCGACAATTCTGGACTGACCCGAGACTTGCCTTCAGAAAACAGCAATCGGTGGAAACATTATCCGTTGGATCGGAGTTCATCAAGAACATTTGGGTGCCAGACACATTCTTCGTAAACGAGAAGCAGTCGTATTTTCACGTAGCCACTACTTCGAATGAATTCATCAGGATTCATCACTCAGGGTCAATCACTAGAAGTATTCG gttgaCAATTACTGCTTCTTGTCCAATGAATCTTCAGTACTTTCCCATGGATCGTCAATTATGTCAAATAGAAATAGAAAGTT TTGGATACACAATGAGAGATATCCGTTATAAATGGAACGAGGGACCTAACTCCGTAGGTGTTTCTAATGAAGTGTCACTGCCCCAGTTCAAAGTTCTGGGTCACAAACAGAGAGCTTCAGAAATCAGCCTCACAACAG GAAATTACTCCCGTCTAGCTTGCGAGATTCAGTTCGTACGCTCGATGGGCTACTACCTCATCCAGATTTACATTCCGTCAAGTCTGATCGTCATCATCTCCTGGGTCAGCTTCTGGCTGAACCGTACCGCAACTCCAGCCAGAGTGTCCTTAGGAGTAACTACTGTACTTACCATGACCACCCTGATGTCATCTACTAATGCTGCCCTACCCAAAATATCGTACGTCAAGTCGATTGACGTTTATTTGGGAACCTGCTTCATCATGGTGTTCGCCAGCCTTCTTG AATATGCCACCGTGGGATACTTAGCCAAACGAATACAGATGAGGATGAACAGATTCATGGCTCTACAGAAAATTGTGGAGCAGAAGAATACGGAGcagaaaaaattcgtgaatggTGGGCCAGATGGAGGGCAAGCCCCGAAGCAAGCT GAGGTCCGTTACAAAGTCCATGATCACAAGGCCCACAGCAAAGGTGGGACATTGGAGAGTAAGGTAAACTGCAGACGTGACGAATGTGGATATGGTACCCTCAGAAGTGGACACAGTGATAGACATGACAGAGCCGGCGAATACGGAACCATACGTGGAGGTCACGGAGGTCATATGGGAGGTGGGGGACACATCCCACCAGTTGGTCATATGGGGCCTGGGGGACATATGGGACCTAGCGGGGGACACATAGTACCCGGAGGCCATGTCGGTCCTGGAGGTCATATAGGGGGTGAACGTCACGGGGGTGGTCATCAAGGGGGAGGAGCAGGAAGTGGAGGTGCGAACCCGAGCCAAGCCGCTCCCCCTCCTCCCCCACCAGAAAGCGAGGCTGCGATCCCCCAGCATATCCTGAAGCCTGGAAAGGAGATAAACAAACTATACGGAACTACGCCATCAGATATCGATAAATATTCGAGAATTGTGTTTCCAGTTTGTTTTGTCTGTTTCAATCTCATGTACTGGATCATCTACTTGCACATCTCCGACGTAGTGGCAGATGACCTAGTATTGTTAGGATCGGAttag